Proteins from one Sabethes cyaneus chromosome 2, idSabCyanKW18_F2, whole genome shotgun sequence genomic window:
- the LOC128738055 gene encoding phosphatidylinositol 3-kinase regulatory subunit alpha isoform X2 translates to MDEENTVIYRATANYTSANVDELSYQKEDIIEVYIPKSSTSAIWYHASNTRTKQNGYVQLQNLVRCDGSSMTTPSSTHYLPINSLVGDPPGTSTTSNVSSNSSINTSSPSSNPSSNNSSNPFSTSHDANSSADRDNSSAVTGSATGQTVLGGSTAAVTTVVATMANLTLTKSTKDSNSLTLNLTHSGGSGGEQQYLLDDIYVQCVNPSTGVGSGRDYIWGLGLQGRQCRQCWSCFHIKCLPLAIHEMCQRNPDVYPKMPTTYSTDKSINEWTSANVLEWMAANNLYTYADVFKAKDIKGCDLSNLDRDKLGQMGIKNEFHQQTILASIKDLLTSAEKPIQSSVALRTTSGGSGIVLGIASEEGDTALDKHSHDLVDHSFSKLVKCDKCQQYLRGLIHQGLLCKQCNLIVHRQCSATGLKPCAADAGSRTTAAVLAGGRAQQVFGLGLCQQFNVGELPAPQIVIILCNELEQKAMINLNLDLYKLYRTTPPNYDEVNKLRDSLNENLINTDLSGYSPECVATVLKKFLRELPDPIIPVMFYDKFVETSKITSDALAVEQLRLHIQELPIFHNMTLKYIMIHLIRICRMQYQRGLKEQPTILIQVWCHILMRPPWEKIVQIVYNTENHLRIMELLLYKLDWKEKLPEFLSAPAVPPRKISRTTAGSQQPANSSVAGGPAGMGTLKKPAITSPAAVITAQPMGVTYNNVAGVMNAAAGPSGVSGNNGSSVAPSTDGRGGGWPLQLRAVGDADTPADLREAEWYWGKITRDEAKEKMTDAQDGSFLVRDATSGGGEYTLTLRKDGTDRVIKIYHSMGKYGFTKDCSHNSVVDLITYYRDVSLKDYNTILDIKLTYPVSRYEDDNYIASAGDDTPRLAQKFIDAVQQYNEKQLERKRLTEAYTTAKNSSDLKKQAQEAFAEAEKLFNEQLAIQAKFEKEAQPHEKQGLNTNHQLIVDRMQELNQCKIQLQADMEEEKARIWTLEREINKLNPELMTLLRTKDRYMEEMIRQGVSDNQIKQMLNDGYFSYNQSSQELPHNDESTWLRPTFNRQDAEQWLVGKPTGTFLIRSRNGGQHALSITCNDTVNHCIVHQTERGFGFAEPYNIYDSLKSLVLHYANNSLEEHNDTLQTTLKYPAFHVKQQSN, encoded by the exons ATGGACGAGGAGAACACCGTGATCTACCGAGCGACCGCCAATTACACTTCTGCCAATGTCGACGAGCTTAGCTACCAGAAGGAGGACATCATCGAGGTGTACATCCCGAAATCGTCGACCAGTGCCATTTGGTACCACGCGAGCAACACGCGCACCAAGCAGAATGGTTACGTGCAGT TGCAAAATTTAGTGCGATGCGACGGCAGTAGCATGACAACTCCATCCTCTACTCATTACCTGCCGATCAACAGTCTAGTGGGGGACCCTCCCGGCACTAGCACTACAAGTAACGTTAGCAGCAACAGTAGCATCAACACCAGCAGTCCGAGCAGCAACCCTAGCAGTAATAACAGTAGTAATCCCTTCAGTACTAGCCACGATGCAAATTCCAGTGCGGATAGAGACAATAGCAGTGCTGTTACCGGCAGCGCCACCGGTCAAACCGTGCTGGGTGGCAGTACGGCCGCCGTAACGACGGTTGTGGCAACGATGGCCAATCTTACGCTCACCAAGTCCACCAAGGACAGCAATAGTCTGACACTGAATCTGACTCATTCGGGCGGTTCCGGCGGCGAACAGCAGTACCTACTGGATGATATCTACGTGCAGTGCGTAAATCCAAGCACAGGAGTCGGTTCGG GTCGTGACTACATCTGGGGCCTCGGACTGCAAGGACGGCAGTGTAGAC AATGCTGGTCGTGTTTCCACATCAAATGCCTGCCGCTAGCCATTCACGAAATGTGCCAAAGAAATCCTGACGTTTATCCGAAGATGCCGACCACGTACAGCACCGACAAG TCAATTAACGAGTGGACGTCAGCGAACGTATTGGAATGGATGGCTGCTAACAACTTGTACACCTACGCTGACGTGTTCAAAGCGAAAGATATAAAAGGCTGTGATTTATCGAATTTGGATCGTGATAAATTAGGA CAAATGGGTATTAAAAATGAATTCCATCAACAAACAATCCTGGCGTCCATTAAGGATCTACTGACGAGTGCGGAAAAACCAATCCAGAGTAGTGTCGCGTTGCGGACTACCAGCGGTGGCAGTGGCATCGTTCTGGGAATCGCCTCAGAGGAAGGTGACACCGCACTTGACAAACACTCACATGATTTGGTGGATCATTCGTTTTCGAAGCTGGTTAAATGTGATAAGTGTCAGCAGTACTTGCGTGGGCTGATACATCAGGGATTGCTATGTAAGCAGTGTAATCTCATTGTCCATAGACAGTGTTCGGCCACGGGACTTAAACCGTGTGCAGCCGACGCTGGAAGTCGAACAACGGCGGCTGTGCTGGCTGGCGGTCGAGCCCAGCAGGTGTTCGGTCTAGGCCTGTGCCAGCAGTTCAACGTGGGCGAACTGCCGGCCCCTCAGATCGTCATAATACTCTGCAACGAACTGGAGCAGAAGGCAATGATCAACCTGAACCTAGATCTGTACAAACTGTATCGAACGACGCCGCCCAACTACGACGAGGTGAACAAATTGCGCGATTCGCTCAACGAGAATCTAATCAACACCGATCTCAGCGGCTACTCGCCCGAGTGCGTAGCTACGGTGCTGAAGAAATTCCTCCGCGAGCTGCCTGATCCGATCATTCCGGTCATGTTTTACGATAAGTTTGTCGAAACCTCCA AGATTACCAGCGACGCCCTTGCTGTCGAACAGCTCCGATTGCACATCCAGGAGCTGCCAATTTTCCACAATATGACGCTCAAGTATATCATGATCCATCTGATACGAATCTGTCGAATGCAGTACCAGAGGGGGCTCAAGGAGCAACCGACGATACTGATACAAGTATGGTGCCATATTCTGATGCGTCCTCCCTGGGAGAAGATTGT tcaAATCGTGTACAACACGGAAAATCACCTGCGAATAATGGAACTGCTGCTGTACAAGCTAGACTGGAAGGAAAAGTTGCCGGAATTCCTGTCGGCGCCGGCTGTACCGCCGCGAAAGATCTCCCGGACTACGGCAGGGTCGCAGCAGCCCGCGAATTCATCCGTCGCCGGTGGTCCCGCAGGAATGGGTACTCTCAAGAAACCGGCCATCACGTCGCCAGCTGCGGTGATAACGGCGCAACCCATGGGGGTGACGTACAACAACGTCGCCGGTGTTATGAACGCTGCCGCCGGTCCAAGTGGTGTTTCCGGCAATAATGGTTCGTCCGTTGCGCCGTCCACCGATGGCCGTGGCGGCGGGTGGCCACTGCAGCTCCGAGCGGTCGGCGATGCTGACACGCCGGCGGATCTCCGGGAAGCGGAATGGTACTGGGGAAAGATCACACGGGACGAAGCCAAGGAGAAGATGACGGATGCGCAGGACGGTTCGTTTTTGGTGCGGGACGCCACCAGCGGCGGCGGTGAGTACACGCTTACGCTGAGAAAAGATGGTACAGACCGTGTGATCAAGATCTACCACAGTATGGGCAAGTACGGGTTCACAAAAGACTGCAGTCATAATAGTGTGGTTGATCTGATCACCTACTATCGGGATGTTTCACTGAAGGATTACAACACAATCCTGGACATCAAGCTGACGTATCCGGTTTCGCGATACGAGGACGATAATTATATTGCCAGTGCGGGAGACGATACGCCGCGGTTGGCACAGAAGTTTATCGATGCGGTGCAGCAATATAACGAGAAGCAGCTCGAGCGAAAACGGCTAACGGAAGCGTACACGACAGCTAAGAATTCGTCCGACTTGAAAAAGCAAGCGCAGGAGGCTTTCGCGGAGGCGGAAAAACTATTCAACGAGCAGCTAGCAATACAAGCTAAATTCGAGAAGGAAGCGCAACCACACGAGAAGCAAGGTCTAAACACGAATCACCAACTGATCGTGGATCGCATGCAGGAACTGAACCAGTGCAAAATACAGCTGCAAGCCGACATGGAAGAGGAAAAGGCTCGAATCTGGACGCTGGAGCGAGAGATCAATAAGCTCAACCCGGAGCTGATGACGCTGCTTCGAACGAAGGATCGCTACATGGAGGAAATGATCCGGCAGGGCGTTAGCGACaaccaaatcaagcaaatgttgAACGACGGTTACTTCTCGTACAATCAGAGCAGCCAGGAGCTGCCGCACAACGATGAGAGCACCTGGCTGAGGCCCACATTCAACCGGCAGGACGCGGAGCAGTGGCTGGTGGGGAAACCGACCGGTACGTTCCTGATACGGTCCCGCAACGGCGGTCAGCACGCGCTGTCGATCACCTGCAACGACACGGTTAACCATTGCATCGTGCACCAAACGGAACGCGGATTCGGCTTTGCCGAGCCGTACAACATTTACGATTCGCTGAAATCGTTGGTGCTGCACTATGCTAACAACTCGCTGGAGGAACACAACGACACGCTGCAGACGACGCTCAAGTATCCGGCGTTTCACGTCAAGCAGCAATCCAACTAG
- the LOC128738055 gene encoding phosphatidylinositol 3-kinase regulatory subunit alpha isoform X1 has product MDEENTVIYRATANYTSANVDELSYQKEDIIEVYIPKSSTSAIWYHASNTRTKQNGYVQLQNLVRCDGSSMTTPSSTHYLPINSLVGDPPGTSTTSNVSSNSSINTSSPSSNPSSNNSSNPFSTSHDANSSADRDNSSAVTGSATGQTVLGGSTAAVTTVVATMANLTLTKSTKDSNSLTLNLTHSGGSGGEQQYLLDDIYVQCVNPSTGVGSVNKTDEFSNKNINKCHTPVPVYFVTPIICLLCRDYIWGLGLQGRQCRQCWSCFHIKCLPLAIHEMCQRNPDVYPKMPTTYSTDKSINEWTSANVLEWMAANNLYTYADVFKAKDIKGCDLSNLDRDKLGQMGIKNEFHQQTILASIKDLLTSAEKPIQSSVALRTTSGGSGIVLGIASEEGDTALDKHSHDLVDHSFSKLVKCDKCQQYLRGLIHQGLLCKQCNLIVHRQCSATGLKPCAADAGSRTTAAVLAGGRAQQVFGLGLCQQFNVGELPAPQIVIILCNELEQKAMINLNLDLYKLYRTTPPNYDEVNKLRDSLNENLINTDLSGYSPECVATVLKKFLRELPDPIIPVMFYDKFVETSKITSDALAVEQLRLHIQELPIFHNMTLKYIMIHLIRICRMQYQRGLKEQPTILIQVWCHILMRPPWEKIVQIVYNTENHLRIMELLLYKLDWKEKLPEFLSAPAVPPRKISRTTAGSQQPANSSVAGGPAGMGTLKKPAITSPAAVITAQPMGVTYNNVAGVMNAAAGPSGVSGNNGSSVAPSTDGRGGGWPLQLRAVGDADTPADLREAEWYWGKITRDEAKEKMTDAQDGSFLVRDATSGGGEYTLTLRKDGTDRVIKIYHSMGKYGFTKDCSHNSVVDLITYYRDVSLKDYNTILDIKLTYPVSRYEDDNYIASAGDDTPRLAQKFIDAVQQYNEKQLERKRLTEAYTTAKNSSDLKKQAQEAFAEAEKLFNEQLAIQAKFEKEAQPHEKQGLNTNHQLIVDRMQELNQCKIQLQADMEEEKARIWTLEREINKLNPELMTLLRTKDRYMEEMIRQGVSDNQIKQMLNDGYFSYNQSSQELPHNDESTWLRPTFNRQDAEQWLVGKPTGTFLIRSRNGGQHALSITCNDTVNHCIVHQTERGFGFAEPYNIYDSLKSLVLHYANNSLEEHNDTLQTTLKYPAFHVKQQSN; this is encoded by the exons ATGGACGAGGAGAACACCGTGATCTACCGAGCGACCGCCAATTACACTTCTGCCAATGTCGACGAGCTTAGCTACCAGAAGGAGGACATCATCGAGGTGTACATCCCGAAATCGTCGACCAGTGCCATTTGGTACCACGCGAGCAACACGCGCACCAAGCAGAATGGTTACGTGCAGT TGCAAAATTTAGTGCGATGCGACGGCAGTAGCATGACAACTCCATCCTCTACTCATTACCTGCCGATCAACAGTCTAGTGGGGGACCCTCCCGGCACTAGCACTACAAGTAACGTTAGCAGCAACAGTAGCATCAACACCAGCAGTCCGAGCAGCAACCCTAGCAGTAATAACAGTAGTAATCCCTTCAGTACTAGCCACGATGCAAATTCCAGTGCGGATAGAGACAATAGCAGTGCTGTTACCGGCAGCGCCACCGGTCAAACCGTGCTGGGTGGCAGTACGGCCGCCGTAACGACGGTTGTGGCAACGATGGCCAATCTTACGCTCACCAAGTCCACCAAGGACAGCAATAGTCTGACACTGAATCTGACTCATTCGGGCGGTTCCGGCGGCGAACAGCAGTACCTACTGGATGATATCTACGTGCAGTGCGTAAATCCAAGCACAGGAGTCGGTTCGG TTAATAAAACGGATGAATTTAGTAATAAAAACATTAACAAATGTCACACGCCCGTACCTGTTTATTTTGTAACTCCTATTATCTGTTTACTTT GTCGTGACTACATCTGGGGCCTCGGACTGCAAGGACGGCAGTGTAGAC AATGCTGGTCGTGTTTCCACATCAAATGCCTGCCGCTAGCCATTCACGAAATGTGCCAAAGAAATCCTGACGTTTATCCGAAGATGCCGACCACGTACAGCACCGACAAG TCAATTAACGAGTGGACGTCAGCGAACGTATTGGAATGGATGGCTGCTAACAACTTGTACACCTACGCTGACGTGTTCAAAGCGAAAGATATAAAAGGCTGTGATTTATCGAATTTGGATCGTGATAAATTAGGA CAAATGGGTATTAAAAATGAATTCCATCAACAAACAATCCTGGCGTCCATTAAGGATCTACTGACGAGTGCGGAAAAACCAATCCAGAGTAGTGTCGCGTTGCGGACTACCAGCGGTGGCAGTGGCATCGTTCTGGGAATCGCCTCAGAGGAAGGTGACACCGCACTTGACAAACACTCACATGATTTGGTGGATCATTCGTTTTCGAAGCTGGTTAAATGTGATAAGTGTCAGCAGTACTTGCGTGGGCTGATACATCAGGGATTGCTATGTAAGCAGTGTAATCTCATTGTCCATAGACAGTGTTCGGCCACGGGACTTAAACCGTGTGCAGCCGACGCTGGAAGTCGAACAACGGCGGCTGTGCTGGCTGGCGGTCGAGCCCAGCAGGTGTTCGGTCTAGGCCTGTGCCAGCAGTTCAACGTGGGCGAACTGCCGGCCCCTCAGATCGTCATAATACTCTGCAACGAACTGGAGCAGAAGGCAATGATCAACCTGAACCTAGATCTGTACAAACTGTATCGAACGACGCCGCCCAACTACGACGAGGTGAACAAATTGCGCGATTCGCTCAACGAGAATCTAATCAACACCGATCTCAGCGGCTACTCGCCCGAGTGCGTAGCTACGGTGCTGAAGAAATTCCTCCGCGAGCTGCCTGATCCGATCATTCCGGTCATGTTTTACGATAAGTTTGTCGAAACCTCCA AGATTACCAGCGACGCCCTTGCTGTCGAACAGCTCCGATTGCACATCCAGGAGCTGCCAATTTTCCACAATATGACGCTCAAGTATATCATGATCCATCTGATACGAATCTGTCGAATGCAGTACCAGAGGGGGCTCAAGGAGCAACCGACGATACTGATACAAGTATGGTGCCATATTCTGATGCGTCCTCCCTGGGAGAAGATTGT tcaAATCGTGTACAACACGGAAAATCACCTGCGAATAATGGAACTGCTGCTGTACAAGCTAGACTGGAAGGAAAAGTTGCCGGAATTCCTGTCGGCGCCGGCTGTACCGCCGCGAAAGATCTCCCGGACTACGGCAGGGTCGCAGCAGCCCGCGAATTCATCCGTCGCCGGTGGTCCCGCAGGAATGGGTACTCTCAAGAAACCGGCCATCACGTCGCCAGCTGCGGTGATAACGGCGCAACCCATGGGGGTGACGTACAACAACGTCGCCGGTGTTATGAACGCTGCCGCCGGTCCAAGTGGTGTTTCCGGCAATAATGGTTCGTCCGTTGCGCCGTCCACCGATGGCCGTGGCGGCGGGTGGCCACTGCAGCTCCGAGCGGTCGGCGATGCTGACACGCCGGCGGATCTCCGGGAAGCGGAATGGTACTGGGGAAAGATCACACGGGACGAAGCCAAGGAGAAGATGACGGATGCGCAGGACGGTTCGTTTTTGGTGCGGGACGCCACCAGCGGCGGCGGTGAGTACACGCTTACGCTGAGAAAAGATGGTACAGACCGTGTGATCAAGATCTACCACAGTATGGGCAAGTACGGGTTCACAAAAGACTGCAGTCATAATAGTGTGGTTGATCTGATCACCTACTATCGGGATGTTTCACTGAAGGATTACAACACAATCCTGGACATCAAGCTGACGTATCCGGTTTCGCGATACGAGGACGATAATTATATTGCCAGTGCGGGAGACGATACGCCGCGGTTGGCACAGAAGTTTATCGATGCGGTGCAGCAATATAACGAGAAGCAGCTCGAGCGAAAACGGCTAACGGAAGCGTACACGACAGCTAAGAATTCGTCCGACTTGAAAAAGCAAGCGCAGGAGGCTTTCGCGGAGGCGGAAAAACTATTCAACGAGCAGCTAGCAATACAAGCTAAATTCGAGAAGGAAGCGCAACCACACGAGAAGCAAGGTCTAAACACGAATCACCAACTGATCGTGGATCGCATGCAGGAACTGAACCAGTGCAAAATACAGCTGCAAGCCGACATGGAAGAGGAAAAGGCTCGAATCTGGACGCTGGAGCGAGAGATCAATAAGCTCAACCCGGAGCTGATGACGCTGCTTCGAACGAAGGATCGCTACATGGAGGAAATGATCCGGCAGGGCGTTAGCGACaaccaaatcaagcaaatgttgAACGACGGTTACTTCTCGTACAATCAGAGCAGCCAGGAGCTGCCGCACAACGATGAGAGCACCTGGCTGAGGCCCACATTCAACCGGCAGGACGCGGAGCAGTGGCTGGTGGGGAAACCGACCGGTACGTTCCTGATACGGTCCCGCAACGGCGGTCAGCACGCGCTGTCGATCACCTGCAACGACACGGTTAACCATTGCATCGTGCACCAAACGGAACGCGGATTCGGCTTTGCCGAGCCGTACAACATTTACGATTCGCTGAAATCGTTGGTGCTGCACTATGCTAACAACTCGCTGGAGGAACACAACGACACGCTGCAGACGACGCTCAAGTATCCGGCGTTTCACGTCAAGCAGCAATCCAACTAG